In Bacteroidota bacterium, the DNA window TTCGCCCATCGTTAGCGCTGTTATATCCGGAACAGCGCGCCGGGGCAGAATAATGGTTTCAAACGGCCAGAACGCCCAAAAAGGCACCAACACGACAAAATCCTTGTTCTGGTATACAATCCGGACATCCTGTTCCAATTCGAGCTGGAGATATGCTGCCAGCAAGGTGTGTCCGGTTCTCTGGAAATAAGCTAGCTGATGATGTGATTCTTTCGCCGGCTCATCTGGTACGGTCTGCTGCGCCCAGATTTGACCATGCGGGTGCATGTTACTGCATCCCATCATGGCTCCCTTATTCTCAAAGATCTGTACGTAATTGATATCGTTGCGGGCACCAAGTTCAGCGTATTGGCTGGCCCAAAGATCTACAATTTTCACAAGGGCCGGCGCGTCCATCTCTGCAAGGGTTAGGTCGTGCCGCGGTGAAAAGCAAATTACGCGACAAATGCCCGTTTCTTGCCGGGCAACCATCAGGCCGCCCGTATCCATCAACGCTGGTGCGGAACCTGCTACAGCCGGCTGCAGCGCTGCAAAGTCGTTGTCGAACACAAACGTATCTGCATAATCAGGATTGACTTTGCCGCCAGCGCGCGCGTTACCCGGACACAAATAACACGCAGGATCATGCGGCGGTCGGCTGGCTGTGGCCGGCGTATCGAGATGTCCTTTCCATGGACGCTTGCTGCGGTGCGGAGAAACAAGAATCCATTCACCAGTCAACGGATTATACCGCCGGTGAACGTGCTCGGAAAGGTTGAGATGATCCATGAAAGTGAAAGAACCAGCACCGGGCGCGACTTATACACGCCCGGCCTTGGTATTAATACCTGCTATCGGGTCGAAAACCGATAAACTGTTGTGGTCTCATACGTTTCCCCTGGATCAAGCCGTGCTGTAGGATAGTCTGGTTGGTTAGGGGAATCCGGATAGCGCTGGGTTTCGAGGCAAAATCCAGAACGGGTTGCATAGGTAATGCCCCGGCCCGTGAACTGGCTATTCAGGTGGTTACCTGTGTAAAACTGGATGCCAGGCTCCGTTGTGAGAACTTCCATAAACCTGCCCGTGCTTTCATCGTGCACTTCAGCTGCAAGGCGCATCCCACTGCCATCGACCACAAACGTATGGTCGTACCCAAATCCATATTCTATCTGGATCTCATCCGCTTCGATGCGATCACCAATTGCTGTTGCCGTCCGGAAATCAAATGGTGTACCTTCAACATCTACCAGCGGGCCGAGGGGAATATTTCCTGCATCAGTTGGAATGTATTTGTCGGCAACGATGCGCATTTTGTGATCGAGGATGGTGCTGGCGCCGCCATCTTTCAGATTGAAATAGGCGTGATTGGTAAGATTGATAACGGTCGGTTTGTCTGTAGTAGCCTCATAATCCATCTGGATGGCATTGGCCGGTGTAAGGGTATACGTAACCTTGGCCGCAACCTCTCCCGGATATCCTTCTTCGCCATCAGGGCTTACGTACTGCAATACCACGCCAACGCCTGATTCATTCTGAAAAGCTTCCGCATCCCACAACTTTTTATCAAAGCCTTCGAGGCCGCCATGCAGGTGGTTCTCGCCGTTGTTCACAGCCAACGTGTACGATTCTCCGTCGATGCTGAATTGCCCTTTTGCAATACGGTTGGCGTACCGGCCGGCAATCACACCAAAAAACGGGTTGCCCGCAACATACTTTTCAACAGAATCATACCCAAGCGTTACCTCACCCATTTCGCCGTTTTTATCCGGCACCATGATCGATGTAATTGCGCCACCATAATTGGTGATTTTGACAGTCATGCCAGAAGCATTGGAAAGTGTATACAGGGTGGCCTCGCGCCCGTCTGGCAACTGCCCAAAAGCGGCCTCGGTTACGGTAGCATTGTCCGTTGACGACATATCATCTGCAGGTTGACAGCTTGAACAAACTAAAAAGATCGCACACATGAAGGTGCTGAATATCCGGATTGGCTGGCGTTTCATAGTGGTAAACTTCAGTTTTTGATACATCGGCAGTTTAACACTTTGAACGCAAAGGTGCTAGCCAGCCTGCGCTTCAACGGGCTTGAGCGCATCCAGCGTCCACGGGAGCAACTCAGATACCGTTGGGTGGACCAATACCGACTTGCGGAATGTTTTGTAGGTGATTTTGTTGTTCATCATCGGGGTAAACATATTGATGATTTCGTCCCCTCCGATCCCGAGAATAGCTACGCCCAGAAACAGATCGGTATCTGCATCTACCAGGAGTTTGACAAACCCTTTGGTTTCACCCATTTCTTTTGCACGGCTGATTTTGGCCATCGGACGCGTCGCTTTCAAGACTCGGTATCCCTTTGCCAGTGCCTGCGCTTCCGTAAGCCCTACCCGCCCAAGCGCCGGATCGATAAACAAGCCATAGGTTACAATACGGTCAGACAATTTCCGATCTCCCCCACGCATCTGATCCAGTACAATTTCAGCGTCGTTTACAGAAGTATGCGTGAACGCACCATGCCCGTTCACGTCTCCAACAGCAAATACATTTTTGGCTGTCGTGTTGCAGTAATCGTCTACTTTGATGTATCCGCGGTCATCGATTTCAATACCGGCAGCATCGAGCCCAAGTCCGCCAGTTGCCGGCTCCCGGCCAACCCCCAGCAATAAATGTGAACCTTCAAAGGATCGATCACCCGCTCTGTCCTCAAAGACGCGAATGCCGCCATCGGCAGTCTGCTCAACACAGCACGCAGACACGCTAGTTTCGATGTTGATGCCTTCTTCTGCCAGGATATCGGTGATGGCAGCAGATATGTCTTCGTCTTCGTGTTTCACGAGCCGGCTGTTGTGTTCGATAACTGTTACTTCTGATCCAAACCGGCGAAAAGCCTGTGCAAATTCAAGCCCTATATAACTCCCGCCCATAATTACGAGATGCTCGGGCAACGCTTCGAGATCGAGCAACCTGCCGCTATCAAGCCACGGGACCGCATCAATACCTTTCATGTTTGCAACGCGCGTCCGTGTCCCCACGTTGATGTAAATCTTATGCCCGGTGATCACTTCATCGCCAATCTGGATTTGCCGTTCCCCCACAAACTTGCCCCATCCTCTGAATAGCGTAATTTGCTCCTGAGACGTTATCCAGCCTTCAAGCCCCTGCCGGCTGCTGTTGCGAACCTTGTCCATGCGGGCCATCACATCAGGAAAACTAACCCGCAAGTTATCTGTAAAAACACCATACGCAGCCCCTCGTCGTGCCATGTGCGCAACGCGGGCACTGGCTACCAGGGTTTTGGTTGGCGTACATCCAACATTCACACAGGATCCACCAATCTTTCCCCCTTCTATGATGGCTATAGATTCACCGGTAGCCAGTAAACCGCCCAGTAACGTACCTGTCGCCTGACCGGTCCCAAGAATGATGTGATCGAAGGACTGCATAAAATTTCTCTGTATCTACGTAATAATGCTGCCTGCGTAGTATGCCAACATTAAACAAATTCCTTAAATTTACCTGAACCTACAACTTTCCCAAAAAGGTAAACCAGCCATGAAACTGCACCGCACAATCCTGATGAGCAGCTGTCTGCTGTTGTTATGCGGTGCTTTTTGCTCGTTTTCGGCTGTTGCCCAGCAATCTACTGCCACCTACACAGTCACCTTCGCAAGTACCTGGAGTGCAGCTACCCATCCTGAAGGTTTTCCTTCAAACCCTCACTTTTCCGGACTCATAGGTGCCACACACGACTCAACTGTTACGTTCTGGGCCCCGGGTGCTGTTGCGTCCTCTGGTATAGAAAGCATGGCGGAAACCGGGAGTAAAGGAAGTCTCACTGGCGAGGTCAATGCCCAGATCGATTTGGGTAGGGCGGAGCATCTGCTTTCGGGTGGCGGTATCGGCACATCGCCGGGTAACACAAGCCTGACGTTTGATGTATCAGCCGAATTTCCGCTGGTAAGCCTCGTTTCGATGCTTGCGCCGAGTCCTGACTGGTTTGTTGGCGTCCACGGCCTCAATCTCTTTGAACAAGGTGGCTGGATCGAGTCGCTTACTGTAGATTTGTTTGTATACGATTCAGGCACCGACTCGGGCACCGATTATAGCTCAGCAAACGCTGATACGCAGCCCGCAGAAGACATTTTCAGAATTGAATCAGCGCCTTTCCTGATTAACGATGTCGTAGCGCCGTTGGCTACCTTTACCTTTACCCTGCTTTCATCTGTCAATACAGAATCAGATACGGCGTTGCCCAACAGTTTCACCGCACAACTTCCCTACCCCAATCCCTTTTCCTTAACGACCCAATTGGCGGTTACGACAGCTGAAACAGAGCATGTCCAGATTGAGGTGTTTGATATCCTTGGCCGCCAACGCGCCCTTTTATTCGCCGGCACCTTATCAGCAGGTCAAACTTTTCGCGTCGCATTTGATGCATCCGGACTTCCCGCCGGCCAGTATATCGTACGCTATTCCCACGGCACCCGGCGGACTTCTCAACTAATCACGTTGATCAGATAACAGCATCTCTCGACAACAGTACCGGCAAGCTTCGTGGTCCGTGTGCACCCAATACCAATTACTGTTCAATATCCGCCGTCTTGGATGGTCCTGCGATAAACATACCGAAGCCGCTGGTAGCAACGTCTATCTGTTTGTACGCATCGTGCATGATGTTCACGATTTTCCCCGGATTGAGCACAATCGCAACATGTTGGGTGATAAACGGTGCCTTGCGGCGTTTAATTCCAGGCGCTGCAACCCAGATCGCTCCGTTGGATAAAGCTGGTCGACATAACACGGCACAAAGAGGGCAACACGCTTAGATTCAGACTCCGGGTAGGGATACGCAAATACACAAGGCCGGCGGCCTTACAACAACATTTTAAGGCGTGCCCGATCTACGTTGCCACCGCTCAGGATGCATAAAACGGTTGCATCAGGTGGGAAGTCAATTTTTTTCGAGGCCACTGCAGCAAAAGACGCGGCAGCAGCGGGCTCAGGCAATACCTTACACCACTCCATAATATCAAACATTGCACGCACAATTTCCTCTTCTTCTACCAGCACAACTTCATCAACAAATGCCTGCACGTGTGCCAGTGTGTGGGAGCCGGCAAACGGAGCGGCCAATCCATCTGCAATGGTCTTGTTGTGCGAGAGGGTAACCGGGTGGCCTGCTTCCAGGCTCTGGTACATTGCATTAGAGCCCCGGGGCTCAACACCAATTACTTTAGCTGAAGGCCGCAGGGCCTTTACGGCTGTTGCAACGCCGGAAATCATGCCACCGCCACCGATACCGGTTATTACAACGTCTACCTCCGGAAGGTCTTCAAGGATTTCCAGGCCCATCGTCCCCTGCCCTGCGATGATATGGGGGTCGTCAAACGGGTGAACCAGCGTCAGGTCGCGCTCAGCCTGAATTTGCAGGCAAGTGTCCATGAGGCCGTCTTCTGTTAGAATGACTTCTCCGCCATAAGCTCGTGTGGCAACCACTTTAGCTTCCACGGCAGTGGCTGGCATCACAACTGTTGAATCCACACCTGCCGCAGCGGCACTCCACGCCAATGCCTGCGCATGGTTGCCAGCCGAGATGGTGATTACCCCTTTCTTACGCGCGACTGCAGGAAGATGGCGTAAGGTATTCAGGGCGCCACGCACTTTGAAGGCGCCGGTCTTCTGAAACATCTCTTGCTTGAAAAAAAGCCGGCAACCATACCGCTTGCTCAATTGCATAGAACCGGCAACCGGTGTTCGATGCAATTGGCCGGCAATTACTTGCTGCGCAGCCTGCAGGTCAGCGAGGGTAACAAGGGCAGCGTCGTTCATAAGCTGGGTACAGGTTGGTACAAACTAAAAATGGCTTCAGTGCAAAGAACGCACTGAAGCCATTAAAAATAAGCACCAGTTAGGCAAATATTTTACCGATACAGTTCAGCCTAAAGCAAGCCAACTGAAATACCGGTAGACAGTACCTGCTTCAACTGCAACTGGTCTGAAATATCAAGATCGTAGAACGTTACAAACTCGAAGTTCACGGTCAGCCAGGAATTAACAGACATCGTCACCAGGTTTTCCCAGCGGACATCAGGATCGCCGAACTGGTCAAATGCAGCAAAAATACCGAGTGAGCTTTTCAGGTGTACGTTTTCGAAGATGTCGCGATCATAGGTACCTTTTGTGCTCAAACCCGTCTCAAACCGTACGGTTTGGTCCAGGTCATTGCCGTACAGCGGACGGAGTTCTTCAAGACCAACAATGGTTTCTTTTGCACCAAAACCAATCAGCCAGGTAAACCAGTCTTGCGGCTGGTACGTGAAACCGAGCGTCTGTGCAAACGTGGCCGGCGCAAAGAAAGCTGACACTTTCACAGGCTCATCACCACTGTAGTCAAATCCATTGGCAAACTGCGTACGAAGCTCGAGGGAAGCCGTTGGATGCCATTTGGCAAAAGTGTCTTCGTTCTGGTAGAGGAAGTTGGAGACAAACTGAATCAGGTCGTCAGCTTTCCGGAAATCAAGCGAATCCTGCTTCAGTGAGCCGAGCGCAAAACGCATTTCGTGTTTCTGCTTCCAGCTCTCGTAATCGCGGGAAAAGTCGCCATTCAGGCTTGCTGTGAAAGCAAGTGAATTGATACCACCTTCTGCCCAGTTATCATAAGAAGCCTGGCTGCCGGCCAGGTTGGCAACAATGCTTTTCTGCCAGTCGGTTGAATCAGGTGCAGCTTCATCTTGCGCCAACACTGTTGCCGGCGACATAAAAAAGAACATCAGCAGACCACTTAAAATCACCCGATAAGAATATTTCTCTACCGTCGTCATTGAATTTGGAGTATGATTGAACTTGTAATCAGTGTAGTGGGCCCTAAGATCTATTTAATTGCATAATCACAACACGAAGGGGTGCAACTGAATGCCCGTTATGCAGCTTGGTTTCAAAAAAATGGCATCTCGACGGATGATTCATAGAAACCGCGCATTCATACTGCAATGTGTATAGTTTTGCTGTACAATTACGCAACAAATCTTGAACAATGGCCCAGGTCTTTGAAGGCAAAACCCTCAAATTAACCGCAAATGGCGTATTTAAACGCTGATTGCCGGCTTCTCTTACTAGTACTCCAAATACTGCACCATAGGAAATTTCGATTGTCGATTGCCGATTTTCGATTGGAGGGAACGTAAGCCGAGGAGGTACGCCACGTTTGTACGATATACCGAGCCCCGGCATAAGGGTTAGATAAGTTTCCCCTGTTATCCGTGTCCTCTCTTCAATCGAAAATCGGCATTCGACAATCGGCATCCAAATTGGCATCGTTCTTGGCTTTTATCATATCAACAGATTAAAGCGCACGACCAAAAGGGCGCTAAAATCTAAAAACCTTCGAAAAACACCAAAAAACGAAGGTTTAGGGAGACCCACCCCGCCTAAGACTTCAAATCTTTGTTGCATTATCAAACACAGATTTGCGCATTTTCAGACAATTACTGGAAGTGTATGAGGTCCTCCTAAATACTTTACAATCAATCATTCAACGGAAATGAAAAAAGGTTTACAGTTAGCACTAGCCCTCCTGTTCTTCTTTGGATCTACGGCTTTCGCCCAGGATGTAACGCTTGCAGATGCAGACTTACCTCCTAACGCAAAAGCAGGCGAGTGCTATGCACGTGTTCTGATTCCCGAGCAGTACAAAAACACTTCAGAGCGCGTTTTGGTACGCGAAGCATCTGAGCGGATCGAAACCATTCCTGCAGTTTACCGCACGGTACAGGAACGCATTCTCGTGAAAGAAGCATCTGAGCGTCTTGAAACCGTTCCTGCTGTATACGAAACGGTTACCGAGCGTTTGCTTGTGAAGCCAGCTTATACAACCTGGAAAAAAGGCACCGGTGCCATCACCAAAGTTGACAACTCAACAGGTGAAATCATGTGTCTCGTAGAAGTACCAGCTGAGTACAAAACAGTAACAAAGCGCGTTCTGAAACAAGATGCAACGACGCGTAAAATCACTGTTCCTGCTGAATACCAGACCGTTAGCGTACGTAAACTGGTTGAGCCAGCTAAAGAGCGTCGTATTGCAATCCCTGAAGAATACCAGACGGTTGTAAAACGCGAGCAGGTAACAGATAGCCGTCTCGAATGGCGTTCTATCCTGTGCGAAACGAACACAACAACCAATGTGATCTCTTCATTGCAGCGTGCCCTCAAAATGCGTGGCTTTGATCCAGGCCGTATCGACGGTGTAATGGGTCAGCAGACCATCGAAGCAATTAGCCGTTACCAGCGCTCAAAAGGCATGGCCAGCGGTCAACTGACGATGGAAACGCTGAAGTCACTTAACGTGATCTAAGGCATTTCGCTTTATGATTAGAAAAGGCGTCCGGTAAATGCCGGACGCCTTTTTCTTTATCGCTAATTTTTACGCGCCCGTGGGTAGCCTTCAGGCTGCGCTGCCCTCTTCCGTTGTAGGTTTAGATCCTTCAGGCGCAACTGCCTCTTCAGGTAGTACCTCTTTGCCTACAAAAATAAAGAGAAACAGGCCGGCCATAATGGCCATATCGGCAACATTAAAAATGCCTGTCCGCACCGAACCAAAACCCACGTTCAGGAAGTCCACCACAGCCCCATCATTAAACACCCGGTCGATAAGGTTACCCACACCCCCACTCAGCATAAGCGCGCCGGCAATAATGGCAGCACGGTTAAAGCCATTGTTACGAAGCAGGTAAATAAGGAAAACAACCAGAATAACGGCCACGAGCCCGGTGAACAGCCCCTTGCGCAGGGGTTCAGGCAAGTTGGCGCCCATACTCAGGAAGGCCCCCCGGTTTTCGGAATACTGCAACCGAAACATATCGTTCGCCATACTGATGCGTCCTTCGCCCAGCAAATGCTCTTTTGCCAGATATTTGGTACCCTGATCGACGACGGTAATAATTACAAACAGCGTCAGGATGATGGGCCACTTTTTCATAACTAGGGGTAGATTGAGTGCGCGTTAACGTTGCGGGTGTATCTATTGGCCGTATACAGCCTGCGGGTCAAATACTTGTTCTCCTTCCTCAATCAAATGCTCCCCGTCAAACCGGCGATAGAAGCAACTCACCTTGCCTGTATGGCACGCAGCGCGGCCGTGCTGCTTTACACTAAATAACAAGGCATCACCATCACAGTCAATCCGGACTGCCAGCACATCCTGGGTATTGCCGCTGCTTTCTCCTTTGACCCATACCTTTTTGCGGGACCGGCTCCAGTAGGTCATGGTCCCCGTTTCGAGGGTTTGCCGCAGGGTTGCTTCGTTCATGTAAGCCACCATTAGGATCATATCCGTCTCTTCATCCTGTGCAATGGCGGTTACCAGCCCGTCGGCATTGTATTTGACCTGTTCAAGTAAAACTTCTGGTTTCATGCGGATGCTTCGCTTTTAGGGTGCTATTCAGGCGCTCTGGCCAGGCTACGAGCACGTCTTACAACCAACCTCGGGATTTTATTCCGCTCCTGATGAAAAAAAGTATCTTCTTATTCTTCCTCCTCGCCCTGTGGCCGGTGCGGCTTGCAATGGCAACACATCCTGTTACAGACGATTTTGAAGCACTCCGGGCGCGCCTGGAAGCCATGCCACCGATGGAAATGGACGAAATTCTCTGGCTCGCCCGGTGTATTTATTCAGAATCCAACAAAGCCAACGAACAAGAGCACATCGCATGGGTGGTGCGAAATCGCGTGAATACACAGTACAGGGGAGAAAACTACCGTGAAGTGATTTTGGAGCCGCTACAATTTAGCTTGTTTAACACCAATTCAACGCGGCGAAACTATATTCTCGGATTGAATCAAAATTCCAACTCCAAACCCTGGGTGAGCGCGCTCAACATTGCGCTAAAAATCTATCAGGCATCCCCAGAAGACCGGCCTTTTTCAAAGAAGACACGACATTTCTACAGCCCCGTTTCGATGAAAAACAGCAAGACGCCGGCGTGGGCTAAAAACGCCACACCCCTCAACTCCGAATCTTTCGATATCGACCCGGAGCGCTTTCTGTTTTTTGAAGAGATCGACCAGAGCAAAGACCCCTTTCTAGCTCTCAAGACTCCAGGAGAACGCATCGACGAAGTCAACGAAAGCACGCGAGAGAAACTGCAGCCGGTGCGGAGCAAATCATCGATAAGAGATCGCTTGAAGCCGAGTGGCCGCGTGGCGCGCCCGATGCGTCCGAGCAATACAAAGCGGAAGACGACAAAACGCGCCGGGTGGTAAACCTGCTGACCTTACCCCTTGAAATTGTACCAAAGGAAGTGAGAGATTTCTCATAACTAATCCCTTGATACAATGCGAAAAAGCAGATTCAACGAAGAGCAAATTATCCGTATCCTCCAGCAGCATGAGCAAGGCATGAAAGTGACTGATCTATGCCGCGAGCATAACATCAGTGAAGGCACTTTTTACAGATGGAAGAGCAAGTACGGCGGCATGGACGTCTCCGAAGCAAAGCGACTGAAGGCAATGGAAGAAGAGAATCGCAGGCTGAAGCAGATTGTAGCTGACCAGGCACTCGATATTCATGCACTCAAGGCTGCCTTGTCAAAAAAGTACTGAGGCCTGCGCAGAAGCGAGCAGCCGTGGATGTGATGCGTGATTATGATCTAAGTGAACGGCGTGCTTGTAGGCTGGTAGACCTAGCCAGATCAACGTATCGCTACGCATGTAAACGGAAGGCAGATGAAGCACTGCGTAAGCGTTTATGTGAGCTTGCAGGTGAACGTCCGAGGTTTGGTACACCGCGTCTGACCGTTTTACTTAGGCAAGAATTTGGCGCTGTTAACCACAAGCGTATTGAGCGGCTATACAGAGAAGAGAGACTCCAACTGCCTCGTAAGCGTAAGTAGCGACGTAGAGGCATCAAGCGAGCACCACTGGTGCAGCCTGATCGCATTGGACAGCGCTGGTCACTTGATTTTATGAGAGATTCGCTCAGCGACGGTCGGCGCTTTAGGCTCCTTAGCATCATTGATGACTTCTCCAGGCAAGCACTTGCGATTGAGGTTGATACATCAATCTCAGGCGAGCGGGTGACACGGGTGCTAGATCGCCTAATTGAGCATCACGGATTGCCAGAAGTGCTTGTGACAGGTAATGGACCCGAGTTCACAAGTAGAGCAATGCTACTGTGGGCAGAAGAACGCGGCATTGCTTTGCACTACATCGATCCTGGCAAGCCCATGCAGAATGCCTTTGTAGAAAGTTTTAATGGGCGAGTCAGAGATGAATGTCTTAATCCATCATGGTTCAGCAGCTTACAACACGCACGTGCCCACATAAACAACTGGAGAAAAGACTACAATGAAAAGCGACCTCATAGCAGCTTGAACTATCTGGCTCCCGATGTATTTGCCAATCAATGGAAAATGTCGGCCGGACCTTCTAAATTCAACCTGAACCTCTCATTAACCCCGGTACAAACTCAGGGGTAAGGTCAATCGCTTCGCTTTTGCCCATCTTTCTACAAATTTCAGCGACCTCGACACCGGACTCAGCCTGGAGAAGCGCAAATACAATTTGGGATTCAGTGAACTTTGATTTCTTCATGGCAATCGGGGATTAAGTTCAAGATAACGATTGCCGGAAACTCTAATTTAGATTGGCTCAGTTTTTCGAGAGGAGATCAATAGGTCAAGTCAATAGTGTTTTACTTCAGAAGTATAATTACGCGAACCATCGAATAATCACCACTCATAAAATCGAAGCCCAGTCACCATCAAACGCTTTTTAACTAGCAAAGGGAAACCTATTCTTCATCACAAGTAATTAATAAAACTAAAAAACTCAATTTACCATACGTGCAATCA includes these proteins:
- a CDS encoding UDP-glucose--hexose-1-phosphate uridylyltransferase; the protein is MDHLNLSEHVHRRYNPLTGEWILVSPHRSKRPWKGHLDTPATASRPPHDPACYLCPGNARAGGKVNPDYADTFVFDNDFAALQPAVAGSAPALMDTGGLMVARQETGICRVICFSPRHDLTLAEMDAPALVKIVDLWASQYAELGARNDINYVQIFENKGAMMGCSNMHPHGQIWAQQTVPDEPAKESHHQLAYFQRTGHTLLAAYLQLELEQDVRIVYQNKDFVVLVPFWAFWPFETIILPRRAVPDITALTMGEREQFADAIKQITVRYDNLFKVSFPYSAGLHQAPTDGSAHPAWHFHMHFYPPLLRSATIRKFKVGYEMLGGGQRDVSAEVSASLLKALPAVHFKAL
- a CDS encoding aldose epimerase family protein, whose translation is MSSTDNATVTEAAFGQLPDGREATLYTLSNASGMTVKITNYGGAITSIMVPDKNGEMGEVTLGYDSVEKYVAGNPFFGVIAGRYANRIAKGQFSIDGESYTLAVNNGENHLHGGLEGFDKKLWDAEAFQNESGVGVVLQYVSPDGEEGYPGEVAAKVTYTLTPANAIQMDYEATTDKPTVINLTNHAYFNLKDGGASTILDHKMRIVADKYIPTDAGNIPLGPLVDVEGTPFDFRTATAIGDRIEADEIQIEYGFGYDHTFVVDGSGMRLAAEVHDESTGRFMEVLTTEPGIQFYTGNHLNSQFTGRGITYATRSGFCLETQRYPDSPNQPDYPTARLDPGETYETTTVYRFSTR
- a CDS encoding mercuric reductase, which codes for MQSFDHIILGTGQATGTLLGGLLATGESIAIIEGGKIGGSCVNVGCTPTKTLVASARVAHMARRGAAYGVFTDNLRVSFPDVMARMDKVRNSSRQGLEGWITSQEQITLFRGWGKFVGERQIQIGDEVITGHKIYINVGTRTRVANMKGIDAVPWLDSGRLLDLEALPEHLVIMGGSYIGLEFAQAFRRFGSEVTVIEHNSRLVKHEDEDISAAITDILAEEGINIETSVSACCVEQTADGGIRVFEDRAGDRSFEGSHLLLGVGREPATGGLGLDAAGIEIDDRGYIKVDDYCNTTAKNVFAVGDVNGHGAFTHTSVNDAEIVLDQMRGGDRKLSDRIVTYGLFIDPALGRVGLTEAQALAKGYRVLKATRPMAKISRAKEMGETKGFVKLLVDADTDLFLGVAILGIGGDEIINMFTPMMNNKITYKTFRKSVLVHPTVSELLPWTLDALKPVEAQAG
- a CDS encoding spondin domain-containing protein; translation: MKLHRTILMSSCLLLLCGAFCSFSAVAQQSTATYTVTFASTWSAATHPEGFPSNPHFSGLIGATHDSTVTFWAPGAVASSGIESMAETGSKGSLTGEVNAQIDLGRAEHLLSGGGIGTSPGNTSLTFDVSAEFPLVSLVSMLAPSPDWFVGVHGLNLFEQGGWIESLTVDLFVYDSGTDSGTDYSSANADTQPAEDIFRIESAPFLINDVVAPLATFTFTLLSSVNTESDTALPNSFTAQLPYPNPFSLTTQLAVTTAETEHVQIEVFDILGRQRALLFAGTLSAGQTFRVAFDASGLPAGQYIVRYSHGTRRTSQLITLIR
- a CDS encoding threonine/serine dehydratase codes for the protein MNDAALVTLADLQAAQQVIAGQLHRTPVAGSMQLSKRYGCRLFFKQEMFQKTGAFKVRGALNTLRHLPAVARKKGVITISAGNHAQALAWSAAAAGVDSTVVMPATAVEAKVVATRAYGGEVILTEDGLMDTCLQIQAERDLTLVHPFDDPHIIAGQGTMGLEILEDLPEVDVVITGIGGGGMISGVATAVKALRPSAKVIGVEPRGSNAMYQSLEAGHPVTLSHNKTIADGLAAPFAGSHTLAHVQAFVDEVVLVEEEEIVRAMFDIMEWCKVLPEPAAAASFAAVASKKIDFPPDATVLCILSGGNVDRARLKMLL
- a CDS encoding DUF3078 domain-containing protein → MTTVEKYSYRVILSGLLMFFFMSPATVLAQDEAAPDSTDWQKSIVANLAGSQASYDNWAEGGINSLAFTASLNGDFSRDYESWKQKHEMRFALGSLKQDSLDFRKADDLIQFVSNFLYQNEDTFAKWHPTASLELRTQFANGFDYSGDEPVKVSAFFAPATFAQTLGFTYQPQDWFTWLIGFGAKETIVGLEELRPLYGNDLDQTVRFETGLSTKGTYDRDIFENVHLKSSLGIFAAFDQFGDPDVRWENLVTMSVNSWLTVNFEFVTFYDLDISDQLQLKQVLSTGISVGLL
- a CDS encoding peptidoglycan-binding domain-containing protein; the encoded protein is MKKGLQLALALLFFFGSTAFAQDVTLADADLPPNAKAGECYARVLIPEQYKNTSERVLVREASERIETIPAVYRTVQERILVKEASERLETVPAVYETVTERLLVKPAYTTWKKGTGAITKVDNSTGEIMCLVEVPAEYKTVTKRVLKQDATTRKITVPAEYQTVSVRKLVEPAKERRIAIPEEYQTVVKREQVTDSRLEWRSILCETNTTTNVISSLQRALKMRGFDPGRIDGVMGQQTIEAISRYQRSKGMASGQLTMETLKSLNVI
- the lspA gene encoding signal peptidase II; its protein translation is MKKWPIILTLFVIITVVDQGTKYLAKEHLLGEGRISMANDMFRLQYSENRGAFLSMGANLPEPLRKGLFTGLVAVILVVFLIYLLRNNGFNRAAIIAGALMLSGGVGNLIDRVFNDGAVVDFLNVGFGSVRTGIFNVADMAIMAGLFLFIFVGKEVLPEEAVAPEGSKPTTEEGSAA
- the hisI gene encoding phosphoribosyl-AMP cyclohydrolase produces the protein MKPEVLLEQVKYNADGLVTAIAQDEETDMILMVAYMNEATLRQTLETGTMTYWSRSRKKVWVKGESSGNTQDVLAVRIDCDGDALLFSVKQHGRAACHTGKVSCFYRRFDGEHLIEEGEQVFDPQAVYGQ
- a CDS encoding cell wall hydrolase, with translation MKKSIFLFFLLALWPVRLAMATHPVTDDFEALRARLEAMPPMEMDEILWLARCIYSESNKANEQEHIAWVVRNRVNTQYRGENYREVILEPLQFSLFNTNSTRRNYILGLNQNSNSKPWVSALNIALKIYQASPEDRPFSKKTRHFYSPVSMKNSKTPAWAKNATPLNSESFDIDPERFLFFEEIDQSKDPFLALKTPGERIDEVNESTREKLQPVRSKSSIRDRLKPSGRVARPMRPSNTKRKTTKRAGW